GGTTTTTCTACAAAATCATCGACAGGAACAAGATCATTTGCTCCAAACTGCAATCCTATTGCTTTGGAAATTGAAGTATACATCAAAATCGGAGTTTTAATTTTATCCTTTCTTAGTCTTTGAGCCAGAAAAAATCCGTCATCGGCTTCATCCATCATCACATCAAGAATAATTAAATCAGGTTTTTCTGATACTACAACTTCATAACCTGTTGTCGGATTACTTGCAGTAATAACTTTATGCCCATTCGCTTCAAGTATTAAAGTACTTGCTTCAAGAATATCTGGATCATCATCAATTACAGCGATTAGTGCCATATTTATCTCCTAGGTTAAGTGTAAATTTATTTAAAAGGGAATTGTACCGTAAATGTACTTCCTTCATTGTACACACTTTCAACCGAAATTTTTCCATTATTTATTTCAATCAATTTTTTCACAATAGATAAACCCAAGCCAGTGCCGCTGATTTCTCTTGTGTATTTATTTTTTACCCTAAAAAATTGTTGGAACAAAGAATTTTGGTCTTCAGGCTTCAACCCAATACCGGTATCATTAATAGATACCGAAACAAAATTTTTATTTATTGCATACTCAATATTAATTTTACCTTCATCTTTATTATACTTTACCGCATTACTTAAAAGATTGGAAAATATTTTTGTTATATCGTTTCTATCTATTTTAATCGTTGGAAGATTTGAAATTGAGTTAATATTAACAATTATCTTTTTCTTTTTTATTTCTAATTCTAAAACATCCAGACAATTATTTATTATTTCCGATAAATCAATAATTTCTGTTTGTTTAATTACTGAGGTAGTTTCTAGTCTTGATATATCCAGCAGATCATTAACTAAATTCAGTGAACTTTTTAATCTTAAAAGCGATCTGTTCAAATATTGTTTTTGTTTGTCTTCTGCGACTAAAATTGAAGTATTTGTTAATATCTCTAAATATCCTAAAACGGCGGCTAAAGGTGTTTTCAACTCATGTGCAACCATAGATACAAATTGCGATTTCAAAACTTCAATTTGCTTAAGTCCGGTTATGTTTTTTAACACAACAACAACGCCGGCAAAAGTACCGTCGGGATGCGGCACTCTTGAACAAGTTGCTTCAATAACAAATTCATTATTGGGTAAAATTTCAACTTCTGTATTATATGATTTTTCTGAGGGATTTGGCGTATTCAATATTTCATTAACTAAATCTCCAATTTGAGGAGGAAGTTTATCAATTATAGGTTCTTCAATTACCAGCTCATCTATATTTAGTTTTTGAAGACAAGCTTTGTTAAAATAAACTAACTTTCTTTCTTTATTGATTAGTAAAACACCGCTGCTGATTGATTCGATAATTGTGTTGAGTCGACTTTTTTCATGTGCAATTTCTAATAAATTTTTCTGTCTTTCGCGTCTGAGTTCTTCGGCTTCTAATAAAAGTATCCTTTGTTTATAACCTTTTTCTATCTCATGAATTAAATCGTCGGGCGTGAATGGTTTTAAAATATAATTAAATGCGCCTAGACGCGTTGCTTCAATTGCGGTTTCGTAACTTGCGTAAGCCGTTACAATAAAGCAAACTGTGGAAGGTTTTTTTTCTTTGATTTCCTTAAGTACATCAAGTCCGTCAATATCAGGCATTTTTAAATCGATTAAAACAATATCAAAATCTGTTTCCAGACTTTTTCTAATGCCTTCTGTACCGTTTTCCGCGGTTGATACAATAAAACTTTTTCTTGAAAGTAGTTTTTCTGTACCAAGTCGAAGACCTTTTTCATCTTCTACTATTAATATTTTTGGATAATGAATATCCATAAAATTTAGAGATTACTCTCTATTTAATTTTGAATTTATAATAAAAACAACAAGAATTACTATGCGAATGATGTTTCTTCAAAACCATTAAATTCAAATATTTAGTTTTTATCAAAACGAATTAAACTTCATAATATTTATTTATCTTTGAGACTAATTCTTCAATTACAACAGGTTTATTTATTAACCCGTCGCATTTGATCCATTTTTTCTCTTCTTTTGTAACGGCACTGAATTTAAAACCAGTTTCATAAGTAGCCGAAGTAAGAATAAATACCGGTATCTTTTTACCTTGTTCGGTTTTTTTAATTTTATTGCAAAGAACAAAACCGCTGTCATGTTCTTCCATAATTAAATCAACTATTGCCGCGTCAGGATTTATTTCATTAAATTTATTTATCCCGTCCTTTGTGTTTTCAGCTGTATAAACAGTTACATTATACGCTTCCAATAAAATTTTATTTTGCTCAAGCAAATCAATATCATCATCTACCAGCAAAATATTTTTTACTTTTTCATTTAATTGCATATTAATAATTCCTTACTCATATTCATTTTTAATTCTTGTTGAATTGGAAGTTGAACGGTAAATGTCGATCCCTCATTGATTTTACTTTTCACCTCAATATTTCCTTTGTGCATTTTTACAATTCCGTAACTAATTGCTAAGCCTAGTCCTGTACCTTTTCCAATTTTTTTTGTGGTGAAAAATGGAACGAACAACTTACTTTTATTATCTTCTTCAATGCCGGTTCCGGTATCGTTTATTTCAATATTTAATTTATTATTTGATATGAAAACTTTTATTTTTACTTCCTTTGTGCTTGAGTCTTCGGTTGATTCGCACGCGTTGGTTATCAAGTTTATTAAAACTTGTTTTATCTGATCTCTGTCGAAATTAAATTTTTCTTCCGGCAAGGTTGATGCAAATGATAATTTAACATCACTGAACTTGGGATTAACTTTAATTGACTTTATTACATCGTTTATAGTTTTACAAATATTTATTTTTTCAATATTTAAAGAACCTTGCCGCGCAAAATTCAGAAGATTAGAAACTATTTTCTTGCAACGGTCGGTTTCATCTATTATCATTTTTACGTCTTCAACATTTGAAATCTTAGTCGTTTTATTTTCGATGTCTTCTTTTAGGATAGAAGCAAATAATAAAATTGTTCCAAGCGGATTATTTATTTCATGAGCAACGCCGGCTGCAAGCTGACCAATGGAAGCTAATTTTTCCGCATTTTGAAGCTGAGCTTGAGTGTCTTTTAATTCATCGTATGCTTTTTCCATTTTGTCAATTAAGAATGGAAGACACATATCTTTTTCCGCAATTCCTTTAGCTATATTTACCGCATATTCTCTGCATGTTTTATAAC
This genomic stretch from Ignavibacteriota bacterium harbors:
- a CDS encoding response regulator, yielding MALIAVIDDDPDILEASTLILEANGHKVITASNPTTGYEVVVSEKPDLIILDVMMDEADDGFFLAQRLRKDKIKTPILMYTSISKAIGLQFGANDLVPVDDFVEKPISPEELIRKVKNLL
- a CDS encoding response regulator — protein: MDIHYPKILIVEDEKGLRLGTEKLLSRKSFIVSTAENGTEGIRKSLETDFDIVLIDLKMPDIDGLDVLKEIKEKKPSTVCFIVTAYASYETAIEATRLGAFNYILKPFTPDDLIHEIEKGYKQRILLLEAEELRRERQKNLLEIAHEKSRLNTIIESISSGVLLINKERKLVYFNKACLQKLNIDELVIEEPIIDKLPPQIGDLVNEILNTPNPSEKSYNTEVEILPNNEFVIEATCSRVPHPDGTFAGVVVVLKNITGLKQIEVLKSQFVSMVAHELKTPLAAVLGYLEILTNTSILVAEDKQKQYLNRSLLRLKSSLNLVNDLLDISRLETTSVIKQTEIIDLSEIINNCLDVLELEIKKKKIIVNINSISNLPTIKIDRNDITKIFSNLLSNAVKYNKDEGKINIEYAINKNFVSVSINDTGIGLKPEDQNSLFQQFFRVKNKYTREISGTGLGLSIVKKLIEINNGKISVESVYNEGSTFTVQFPFK
- a CDS encoding response regulator; the encoded protein is MQLNEKVKNILLVDDDIDLLEQNKILLEAYNVTVYTAENTKDGINKFNEINPDAAIVDLIMEEHDSGFVLCNKIKKTEQGKKIPVFILTSATYETGFKFSAVTKEEKKWIKCDGLINKPVVIEELVSKINKYYEV